From a region of the Salinispira pacifica genome:
- a CDS encoding glycosyltransferase family 2 protein → MNLNSVSVIIPVYNRAHHLLEALDSVFHQESPDTAIQCIVADDGSTDGSLLAAQMHWNKLQSRTPRPDREFLPLALEHGGYPGRARNRGVELARHDLVAFLDSDDIWLPEKLSLQLPLHRETRISHTRERWIRFDHGGSRREVSQKSQKHRRRGDLFTDSLWKCIIGPSTAVMDKSLFNTLGGFREDLQVAEDYEFWLRVTAREEAGYVDEPCVEKRAGLPNQDQLSERYGQIEGFRIAALQRLLENSPDIFSEPQQTAIRNMLVKKAEIYLKGALKRGNEAEAERMRRVIRTVLREND, encoded by the coding sequence GTGAATCTGAATTCCGTTTCTGTAATTATACCCGTCTATAACCGTGCTCACCACCTTCTTGAGGCCCTGGATAGCGTATTTCATCAGGAGTCTCCGGACACGGCAATTCAGTGCATCGTGGCGGATGACGGTTCCACTGACGGATCACTGCTGGCCGCCCAGATGCATTGGAACAAACTGCAGTCCCGGACGCCCAGGCCTGATCGGGAGTTTCTGCCCCTTGCATTGGAACACGGAGGATACCCGGGGCGGGCGCGAAACCGGGGGGTCGAACTGGCCCGTCACGATCTTGTTGCGTTTCTGGATTCGGATGATATCTGGCTGCCGGAAAAGCTGTCTCTTCAGCTTCCCCTCCACCGGGAGACGCGAATAAGCCACACCCGGGAGCGCTGGATCCGATTTGATCACGGCGGTTCACGCCGGGAGGTGAGTCAAAAAAGCCAGAAACACCGCCGCAGGGGCGATCTTTTTACCGACTCACTCTGGAAATGCATTATCGGCCCCAGTACGGCTGTTATGGATAAGAGCTTGTTCAACACTCTGGGCGGGTTCCGGGAGGATCTTCAGGTTGCCGAGGACTATGAGTTCTGGCTGCGTGTAACTGCCCGGGAGGAAGCGGGTTATGTTGATGAACCCTGTGTGGAAAAGCGGGCGGGACTGCCGAATCAGGATCAGCTCTCTGAGCGCTACGGACAGATCGAAGGGTTTCGCATTGCCGCACTGCAGCGGCTGCTTGAGAATTCCCCGGATATTTTTTCCGAGCCGCAGCAGACGGCGATTCGTAATATGCTGGTAAAGAAGGCGGAGATATATTTGAAGGGCGCCTTGAAACGGGGCAATGAAGCCGAAGCTGAACGGATGCGGAGAGTGATTCGCACGGTCCTTCGGGAAAACGACTGA
- a CDS encoding M48 family metallopeptidase produces MAEKKIIYPDKTVLTGISPRSWEHPADRAALNSLRAVPGLDQVMKFLVGMTNEKSLRLLFLSSTVKCSETQFPRVTSLRNEVARILDADYLPDIFVTQSPVLNAGAIGVDTPFISLNSELVRHFSDEELLSVIAHEMAHIMSGHVLYKTLLWVLMNMGIMIFRLPLSQLVLMGLIGALREWDRKSELSADRAALLAVQNPEVQYRTLLKLAGGFETDQMDIQEFFAQADEYDSYGNVVDSVYKSLNLFTQTHPFPVLRIKDLRDWYESGRYEEVIQGNYPRRDGSEDDDIRKDFEEAARQYQEDLKKSRDPLARTLSDFGENISKGVENTAREAEEFFRNIFRS; encoded by the coding sequence ATGGCAGAAAAGAAAATCATCTACCCCGATAAAACCGTCCTCACCGGCATCTCACCCCGTTCATGGGAGCACCCTGCTGACCGGGCAGCCCTCAACAGCCTCAGAGCCGTACCGGGGCTGGACCAGGTAATGAAATTCCTTGTGGGGATGACCAACGAGAAAAGCCTCAGGCTGCTGTTCCTCAGTTCCACGGTAAAATGCAGCGAGACGCAGTTTCCACGGGTAACCAGTTTACGCAACGAGGTCGCCCGGATCCTGGATGCTGATTATCTGCCGGATATTTTCGTGACCCAGAGCCCGGTGCTCAACGCCGGCGCCATTGGAGTTGACACTCCGTTTATCTCGCTAAATTCCGAGCTGGTCAGGCATTTCAGCGATGAAGAGCTTCTCAGCGTCATCGCCCACGAGATGGCCCACATCATGAGCGGCCACGTACTGTATAAAACCCTGCTCTGGGTTCTCATGAACATGGGAATTATGATCTTCCGGCTTCCCCTCAGTCAGCTGGTGCTCATGGGGCTTATCGGTGCATTGCGGGAATGGGACAGGAAAAGCGAGCTCAGCGCAGACCGTGCGGCCCTTCTCGCCGTTCAGAACCCGGAGGTTCAGTACCGTACCCTCCTGAAGCTTGCCGGGGGCTTCGAAACCGACCAGATGGATATTCAGGAATTCTTCGCCCAGGCCGATGAATATGATTCCTACGGCAACGTTGTGGACAGCGTGTACAAAAGTCTCAACCTCTTTACCCAGACCCACCCCTTCCCCGTGCTGCGCATTAAAGACCTTCGCGACTGGTATGAATCCGGCAGATACGAAGAAGTAATTCAGGGCAACTATCCCCGGCGGGACGGCAGCGAAGATGACGATATCCGCAAAGACTTCGAAGAGGCTGCCAGACAGTATCAGGAAGATCTGAAAAAGAGCCGGGACCCCCTTGCCCGAACTCTCAGCGATTTCGGCGAAAACATCAGCAAGGGAGTGGAAAACACAGCCCGGGAGGCCGAAGAGTTCTTCCGAAATATATTCAGATCCTGA
- the bcp gene encoding thioredoxin-dependent thiol peroxidase, with translation MEKLPVPEAGSKAPDFSAVNQNGETVSLSDFAGKKVVLYFYPKDNTPGCTKEACSLRDNHSEIQKRGAVVLGVSRDGEKSHSNFIEKFSLPFDLLVDKDLTVHKAYGAYGEKNMYGKKSEVAFRYTFVIDEGGIIQKVFKKVKTDAHGEEILNYI, from the coding sequence ATGGAAAAACTTCCCGTGCCCGAAGCAGGCAGCAAAGCCCCGGATTTCAGCGCAGTGAATCAGAATGGAGAAACGGTTTCTCTCAGTGATTTTGCCGGAAAAAAGGTGGTTCTCTATTTTTATCCGAAAGACAACACTCCCGGCTGCACCAAGGAAGCCTGCAGTCTGCGGGATAACCACAGCGAAATTCAGAAACGGGGGGCTGTGGTGCTTGGCGTGAGCCGCGACGGAGAAAAAAGTCACAGCAATTTCATAGAAAAATTCAGTTTGCCCTTTGACCTGTTAGTTGATAAGGATCTCACCGTACACAAGGCCTATGGAGCTTATGGGGAAAAAAATATGTACGGAAAGAAGAGCGAAGTTGCATTCAGATACACCTTTGTGATCGATGAAGGCGGAATTATACAGAAAGTTTTTAAAAAAGTAAAGACAGATGCACACGGTGAGGAAATTTTGAATTATATTTAG
- a CDS encoding endonuclease/exonuclease/phosphatase family protein, protein MHDNRNRPERLRNRKCGRSPATLVLLAILLSSCISHPLPLPDNPYTGTQSGLLVSTLNVMYDRVEEAPRRITGLSDLLQSAERDLWFLQEVVSILPDDFIAPVNRIFNMLKNMDEYGLISADSYSRTGNINPILYSKARFSPVRSGTYWFSHNAFVPDSRSWGNTRPRQMTWAVLYDRAADSCISVVNLHLDHASAESRKPSVEMMFQVIHQERLNAHPIIIAGDFNSISPSKTGRLLLEQFHEAEYPGGSFRRLPMSIDHIFYRSLEELDCRAESVTISDHKMVTARFTYPVDTIITE, encoded by the coding sequence ATGCATGACAATCGAAACCGGCCCGAACGCCTCAGAAACCGAAAATGCGGACGGAGCCCAGCAACCCTGGTTTTGCTGGCGATACTCCTGAGTTCCTGCATCAGCCACCCCCTCCCTCTTCCGGACAATCCTTACACCGGCACCCAGTCCGGGCTCCTCGTTTCAACTCTGAATGTCATGTACGATCGAGTTGAAGAAGCTCCCCGCCGTATCACGGGACTGAGCGACCTTCTACAAAGTGCCGAAAGAGACTTATGGTTCCTGCAGGAAGTGGTGAGTATTCTGCCGGACGATTTCATTGCCCCGGTTAACCGGATATTCAACATGCTTAAAAACATGGATGAGTACGGGCTCATCTCCGCCGATTCCTACTCCCGGACCGGAAATATCAACCCGATTTTGTATAGCAAAGCACGATTCTCTCCGGTGAGAAGCGGCACCTATTGGTTCAGTCACAATGCCTTTGTTCCCGATTCACGCAGCTGGGGAAATACCCGGCCCCGTCAGATGACATGGGCCGTGCTCTATGACCGGGCCGCGGATAGCTGCATATCTGTGGTGAACCTTCATCTTGACCATGCATCAGCTGAATCCCGAAAGCCTTCAGTGGAGATGATGTTTCAGGTCATCCACCAAGAACGACTGAATGCCCACCCCATCATTATTGCCGGAGACTTCAACAGCATCTCCCCGTCGAAAACCGGGAGATTGCTGCTGGAACAATTCCATGAGGCTGAATACCCCGGCGGAAGCTTTCGCCGTCTCCCAATGTCCATTGACCATATATTTTACCGCAGTCTTGAAGAACTGGACTGCCGTGCAGAATCTGTGACAATCAGCGATCATAAGATGGTCACAGCACGTTTTACATACCCCGTCGATACCATCATCACAGAATAG